In the genome of Segatella copri, one region contains:
- a CDS encoding NADH-quinone oxidoreductase subunit C, with the protein MKLNNIELSFDNFASEMAKLKNEKHFDYLVTIIGEDFGEEGLGCIYILENTQTNERCSVKTIAKKVDGSDVIPTVVNLWKVADLLEREVFDFVGIKFLGHPDMRRLFLRTDFQGYPLRKDFNMSPEANKFPCTDEPEDDFTMEYSLSEDGHLVATEKRRFDEDDYVVNIGPNHPSTHGVLRLQTVIDGETVKRIYPHLGYIHRGIEKMWESMTYPQTLALTDRLNYLSAMMHRHALVGVIEEAMGIELSDRIRYIRTIMDELQRIDSHLLYLGCTAQDLGALTAFLYCMRDREHVLNVMEETTGGRLIQNYYRIGGLQADIDPNFVQNVKTLCKYLRPMIQEYLDVFGDNVITHNRLEGVGPMNLEDCINYAVTGPAGRASGWKNDTRKRHPYDMYDKVEWKEITLTGCDSMDRYYVHIQELYQSLDIIEQLIDNIPEGEYYIKQKPIIKVPEGQWYFSVEGASGEFGVYLDSKGDKSPYRMKMRPMGLSLTGALDPMLRGQKIADLITTGAAIDFVIPDIDR; encoded by the coding sequence ATGAAACTGAATAATATTGAATTGAGTTTTGATAATTTCGCCTCTGAAATGGCGAAGTTGAAGAACGAGAAGCATTTCGACTACCTTGTTACCATCATCGGTGAAGACTTCGGTGAGGAAGGTCTCGGATGTATCTATATTCTCGAGAATACTCAGACCAACGAGCGCTGCTCGGTAAAGACCATCGCCAAGAAGGTGGATGGCAGTGATGTGATTCCTACAGTTGTTAACCTTTGGAAGGTGGCTGACCTCCTGGAGCGTGAAGTCTTCGATTTCGTCGGCATCAAGTTCTTGGGTCACCCAGATATGCGCCGTCTTTTCCTCCGCACAGATTTCCAGGGCTATCCATTGCGCAAGGATTTCAATATGAGTCCTGAGGCAAACAAGTTCCCTTGCACTGATGAGCCAGAGGATGACTTCACCATGGAGTACTCCCTGAGCGAGGATGGCCACTTGGTTGCTACAGAGAAGCGTCGCTTCGACGAGGATGACTATGTTGTCAACATCGGTCCTAACCACCCATCTACCCATGGTGTGCTCCGTTTGCAGACCGTTATCGATGGTGAGACCGTGAAGCGCATCTATCCACACCTCGGTTATATTCACCGTGGTATCGAGAAGATGTGGGAGAGCATGACCTATCCACAGACATTGGCATTGACTGACCGTCTGAACTATCTTTCTGCGATGATGCACCGCCACGCTTTGGTAGGCGTTATCGAAGAGGCGATGGGTATTGAACTCTCAGACCGCATCCGCTACATCCGTACCATCATGGACGAGTTGCAGCGTATCGACTCTCACTTGCTCTATCTTGGCTGTACCGCACAGGACTTGGGTGCCTTGACCGCATTCCTCTACTGCATGCGCGACCGTGAGCACGTATTGAACGTCATGGAGGAGACCACTGGTGGCCGTCTGATCCAGAACTACTACCGTATCGGTGGCCTTCAGGCAGATATCGACCCTAACTTCGTTCAGAACGTGAAGACCCTCTGCAAGTATCTCCGTCCGATGATTCAGGAGTACCTCGACGTATTCGGCGACAACGTGATTACTCACAACCGTCTCGAAGGCGTAGGACCAATGAACCTTGAGGATTGTATCAACTATGCCGTAACCGGTCCTGCCGGCAGAGCATCAGGATGGAAGAACGATACCCGCAAGCGTCATCCATACGATATGTACGACAAGGTAGAGTGGAAGGAAATTACCCTTACCGGTTGTGATTCAATGGATCGTTACTATGTACACATCCAGGAGTTGTATCAGAGCTTGGACATCATCGAGCAGTTGATTGACAACATTCCAGAGGGTGAGTACTACATCAAGCAGAAGCCAATCATCAAGGTTCCAGAGGGACAGTGGTACTTCTCTGTAGAGGGTGCCAGCGGCGAGTTTGGTGTATATCTCGACTCAAAGGGTGACAAGAGTCCATACCGTATGAAGATGCGTCCGATGGGTCTCTCACTCACAGGAGCCTTGGATCCAATGCTTCGTGGACAGAAGATCGCCGACCTCATCACTACAGGTGCAGCAATCGATTTCGTAATCCCTGATATTGATAGATAA